From the genome of Candidatus Roizmanbacteria bacterium, one region includes:
- a CDS encoding 2,3-bisphosphoglycerate-independent phosphoglycerate mutase, with protein sequence MNSVVLIVLDGFGIAPPGPGNPIYLANPTNINSYLYTYPNTQLKASGEAVGLPAVEVGNTEVGHINLGAGKIVYQDLPRINMSIADGSYYKTEAFLKAVEHVKKTKGNLHFIGLVGQGSVHASVDHLHALLFFAKENNLSNVFVHAITDGRDSPPKSAMEIIKPLEDKLKQLGVGKIATILGRYFAMDRDRRWERIEKAYVCLTKGIGATAETAEQAIQNAYVKNLTDEFIEPTNITTLGQPPVIIKEGDAVIYFNYRIDRPRELTKAFVLEDFQKEANKTLSFDPYAIKYEKTHLEKKSPEAFNPPFQRGDKIKNLLFVTMTEYEKELPVEIAFPPNVVSVPIGRLISEKGIPQLRMSETEKERFVGFYFNGHREAAFPNEDRVIIPSPKVPTYDQKPEMSAYELTDVLTQKMKEQKYPFILVNFANADMVGHTGSIEATIKAIKVLDECLGKVVQTALSFGHYVLITADHGNAEEKINPSTGQISTEHTDNPVPFIAIHSSLQGRLVKLPSGILADIAPTILALLDILKPGEMTGRNLLEELAS encoded by the coding sequence ATGAATTCAGTCGTTCTTATAGTCCTTGATGGTTTTGGAATTGCCCCTCCAGGTCCTGGAAATCCTATCTACCTAGCCAACCCCACCAACATTAATAGCTACCTTTATACCTATCCAAACACACAACTTAAGGCGTCAGGTGAGGCAGTTGGTCTTCCTGCGGTTGAGGTCGGAAATACCGAGGTCGGGCATATTAATCTTGGTGCTGGGAAAATCGTCTATCAGGATCTTCCTCGTATTAATATGTCGATAGCAGACGGATCTTATTACAAAACAGAAGCATTTTTAAAAGCCGTTGAGCATGTAAAAAAAACAAAAGGCAATCTTCATTTTATAGGTCTCGTCGGTCAGGGTAGTGTACACGCAAGCGTTGACCATCTCCACGCACTCTTATTTTTTGCCAAAGAAAATAATCTTTCAAATGTATTCGTACATGCAATCACGGATGGAAGAGACTCTCCCCCAAAATCAGCTATGGAAATTATCAAGCCACTGGAGGACAAACTTAAGCAACTTGGTGTAGGTAAAATTGCAACGATACTAGGACGATACTTCGCGATGGATCGAGATAGAAGGTGGGAACGAATTGAAAAAGCGTATGTTTGTCTCACTAAAGGAATCGGTGCAACTGCAGAGACTGCAGAGCAAGCTATTCAGAATGCGTATGTGAAAAATCTTACAGATGAGTTTATTGAGCCCACAAACATAACAACTCTCGGTCAACCTCCAGTAATTATTAAAGAAGGTGATGCCGTAATATATTTTAACTATCGTATTGATCGACCAAGAGAACTTACAAAAGCCTTCGTTCTTGAAGATTTTCAAAAAGAGGCGAATAAAACACTATCCTTTGATCCATATGCAATTAAGTACGAAAAGACCCATCTTGAAAAAAAATCTCCAGAAGCTTTTAACCCCCCTTTTCAACGTGGCGATAAGATAAAGAATCTCCTTTTTGTTACTATGACGGAATATGAAAAAGAACTTCCTGTTGAGATCGCGTTTCCACCGAATGTCGTTAGCGTACCAATAGGAAGACTCATATCTGAAAAGGGAATACCTCAGCTACGTATGTCTGAGACCGAAAAGGAAAGGTTTGTTGGTTTTTATTTCAATGGACATCGTGAAGCGGCTTTTCCCAACGAAGACCGCGTTATAATTCCTTCTCCTAAAGTTCCTACCTATGATCAAAAACCAGAAATGTCTGCTTATGAACTAACCGATGTGTTGACTCAAAAGATGAAAGAACAGAAGTATCCTTTCATTCTAGTCAACTTTGCGAACGCTGATATGGTTGGCCATACCGGTAGCATCGAGGCTACAATCAAGGCTATTAAGGTACTTGACGAGTGTCTTGGTAAGGTTGTACAGACAGCACTTTCATTCGGTCATTACGTTCTTATCACCGCAGATCATGGTAATGCAGAGGAGAAGATAAACCCATCAACTGGTCAGATCTCAACCGAGCACACTGATAATCCTGTTCCGTTTATTGCCATTCATAGTTCACTACAAGGCCGTTTGGTAAAGTTACCCTCCGGCATTTTAGCAGACATTGCTCCAACTATTCTTGCCCTTCTAGACATTCTCAAACCAGGAGAGATGACAGGTCGGAATCTTCTCGAAGAACTTGCAAGTTAG
- the ruvC gene encoding crossover junction endodeoxyribonuclease RuvC has translation MVILAIDSGFERTGWAIISYQKSVVSYKTSGLIKTSAKKTMAKRLEEIYNELELIITKEKPTEMAIEQLFFFKNQKTVIPVAQAQGIAQLLAAQHNISLSLLTPLQIKQIVTGYGHSDKESVKKMIGLTLPKLDLTGKIDDEIDAIACGLAYCYLNKKLL, from the coding sequence ATGGTAATTTTAGCTATCGACTCTGGTTTTGAACGCACTGGGTGGGCGATAATTAGCTATCAAAAATCGGTTGTCAGTTATAAGACATCTGGATTAATAAAAACCTCAGCCAAGAAAACGATGGCCAAGCGCCTTGAAGAAATCTACAACGAACTAGAGTTGATTATTACAAAAGAGAAACCAACCGAAATGGCAATAGAACAGCTTTTCTTTTTTAAGAATCAAAAAACGGTTATCCCTGTGGCTCAAGCTCAGGGGATAGCTCAACTACTCGCGGCTCAACACAACATTTCTCTGTCACTACTCACACCACTTCAGATCAAGCAAATTGTCACTGGCTATGGTCACTCAGACAAAGAATCAGTAAAAAAAATGATCGGATTAACTCTTCCAAAACTTGACTTAACCGGCAAAATTGACGATGAAATTGACGCAATTGCGTGTGGTCTGGCTTATTGTTATCTCAATAAGAAGCTACTATAA
- a CDS encoding HAD hydrolase-like protein, with amino-acid sequence MVELTAQQRNARRARCCMVGDKLTGDIAAGNRAGAKTYYVEEMVGRSIF; translated from the coding sequence ATGGTTGAGTTGACGGCGCAGCAACGGAATGCCCGTAGAGCAAGGTGCTGTATGGTCGGGGATAAACTTACCGGTGATATTGCGGCGGGAAACAGAGCCGGTGCGAAAACGTATTACGTCGAAGAGATGGTAGGGAGGTCGATCTTCTAG